The Candidatus Arthromitus sp. SFB-mouse-Japan genome includes a region encoding these proteins:
- a CDS encoding aspartate kinase: MELILQKFGGTSVQTKKSRLMCINKIEQFLENNNKLVVVISAIGRKNDPYSTDMLLSLISNDFKKRYPKYMDKLISCGEIISAIVFASELRDRDINAIPVVGKDIGIVTDDNFGNASILNINTEKIVSLLNDGIIPIIAGFQGVTCDGDITTLGRGGSDISAVKLAEVLGCNKVQFFKDVDGLMTVDPKIVVNAKSIDEISYKELFELSIFGNNIIHPKAVKIAMDNNIPIIIKNTFNDFKGTIINNNSRDNDDIFKGMTYLKDCIQIKISRDENEDNQNYYKVFQEISTKNIVIDFINIFTDHKVFTIYKNNFDDIIKILNNYNLKYKIIENCSKIGIVKANLKNISITMAKLIELLHRENIEVMQTNHSNMSIWLLVKNDDLDRSLNAIHNNFFINK, encoded by the coding sequence ATGGAGCTTATATTACAAAAATTTGGTGGAACATCAGTACAAACAAAAAAATCTAGATTAATGTGTATTAATAAAATAGAGCAATTTTTGGAAAATAATAATAAATTAGTTGTAGTTATATCAGCTATTGGTAGAAAGAATGATCCTTATTCAACAGATATGTTATTATCATTGATTTCAAATGATTTTAAAAAAAGATATCCTAAATATATGGACAAACTTATAAGTTGTGGTGAAATAATTAGTGCAATAGTATTTGCATCAGAACTTAGAGATAGGGATATAAATGCAATCCCTGTTGTTGGAAAGGATATTGGAATAGTTACTGATGATAATTTTGGAAATGCTAGTATTTTAAATATAAATACAGAGAAAATAGTTTCTTTATTAAATGATGGTATTATACCAATAATTGCTGGATTTCAAGGAGTAACATGTGATGGCGATATAACAACTCTTGGCAGAGGTGGAAGTGATATATCTGCTGTTAAGTTAGCTGAAGTTTTAGGATGTAATAAAGTTCAATTTTTTAAAGATGTCGATGGACTTATGACTGTAGATCCTAAGATAGTTGTTAATGCGAAATCTATTGATGAAATAAGTTATAAAGAATTATTTGAATTATCTATATTTGGAAATAATATTATTCATCCAAAGGCTGTTAAAATTGCCATGGATAATAATATACCTATTATTATCAAGAATACATTTAATGATTTTAAAGGTACTATCATAAATAATAATTCAAGAGATAATGATGATATATTTAAAGGAATGACTTATCTTAAAGACTGTATTCAAATAAAAATATCTAGAGATGAAAATGAAGATAATCAAAATTATTATAAGGTATTTCAAGAAATATCAACTAAGAATATAGTAATTGATTTTATAAATATTTTTACGGATCATAAGGTGTTTACTATATATAAAAACAATTTTGACGATATTATAAAAATTTTAAATAATTATAATTTAAAATATAAAATTATAGAAAATTGTTCTAAAATTGGTATAGTTAAAGCAAATCTTAAAAATATTTCTATAACTATGGCTAAACTTATTGAACTCCTTCATAGAGAAAATATTGAAGTTATGCAAACAAATCATTCTAATATGAGTATTTGGTTACTTGTTAAGAATGATGATCTTGACAGGAGTCTTAATGCAATTCATAATAATTTCTTTATTAATAAATAA
- a CDS encoding YlmC/YmxH family sporulation protein: protein MHKKDKLYSDIQRYEIININDAEKYGCLFNHDLIIDRYGNFKFIALSLGRVGNPFFKTSKQFCKIPWNSIKKIGSKTIIIDFDNIDENLLDSDVY from the coding sequence ATGCATAAAAAAGATAAACTTTATAGTGATATACAACGCTATGAAATTATTAATATAAATGATGCTGAGAAATATGGATGTTTATTTAATCATGATTTGATTATTGATAGGTATGGAAATTTTAAATTTATAGCTTTGAGTTTGGGAAGAGTAGGAAATCCATTTTTTAAAACTTCAAAGCAATTTTGTAAAATACCGTGGAATTCAATTAAAAAGATAGGAAGCAAAACAATTATAATTGATTTTGATAATATAGATGAAAATTTACTTGATTCAGATGTTTATTAA